The Mycobacterium paragordonae genome includes a region encoding these proteins:
- a CDS encoding disulfide bond formation protein DsbA: MTAIDLYLDPVCPFSWVTSRWLLDAADKTGRPVVLRQMSLAVLNEGEDADEAHQRMFERSRRLGRLFAAVTDRHGPEAFARLYEPIGTRLHVEKEEVTPGFVADVLSDLGLEDSLSNALDENKYDSKYDEAVRRAHAASQDALGDEAGSPIIAIDGRAFFGPVLTDLPEPDDRVVLLDAVVSAAGVPAFAVLQRPHG, from the coding sequence GTGACTGCCATCGATCTCTACCTCGACCCGGTATGCCCGTTCTCCTGGGTGACCTCCCGCTGGCTGCTGGACGCGGCGGACAAGACCGGACGGCCGGTCGTGCTCCGGCAGATGAGCCTGGCGGTTCTCAACGAAGGCGAGGACGCGGACGAGGCGCATCAGCGCATGTTCGAACGGTCACGACGTTTGGGACGCCTGTTCGCCGCGGTCACCGACCGGCACGGCCCGGAGGCTTTCGCCCGCCTCTACGAGCCGATCGGCACCCGTCTGCATGTCGAGAAAGAAGAGGTCACGCCCGGTTTCGTCGCCGATGTGCTGAGCGATCTGGGACTCGAAGACTCACTGTCGAATGCCTTGGATGAGAACAAATACGACTCCAAATACGACGAGGCGGTCCGGCGGGCGCACGCGGCGAGCCAGGACGCCCTGGGCGACGAGGCCGGCAGCCCGATCATTGCGATCGACGGCCGCGCTTTCTTCGGCCCCGTCCTGACCGATCTGCCCGAACCTGACGACCGCGTCGTGCTGCTGGACGCGGTCGTCAGCGCCGCCGGCGTCCCTGCGTTCGCCGTCCTGCAGCGCCCGCACGGATAG